The Halobellus sp. MBLA0158 genome has a window encoding:
- a CDS encoding molybdenum cofactor guanylyltransferase, with translation MRAALVLAGGRSTRFGDRDKAVADLAGTPMIRRVVDRVAGVVDEVVINCRSDQEDAISDAFADAEVDPAFAVDREPDAGPMAGIARGLEAVSAEYAFVVACDMPFVDPAFAEHLFERAAGHDAAVPRLDEWFQTTQAVYRAAPMREACLRALERDDSRIVAPLSDLEKVVLDREEIERVTSVETFENLNTREEFDRAVERLRGDGR, from the coding sequence ATGCGCGCCGCACTCGTCCTCGCCGGGGGTCGCTCGACCCGTTTCGGCGACCGCGACAAGGCCGTCGCCGACCTCGCCGGGACGCCGATGATCCGCCGGGTGGTCGACCGCGTCGCGGGCGTCGTCGACGAGGTCGTGATCAACTGCCGATCGGACCAGGAGGACGCCATCAGCGACGCGTTCGCCGACGCCGAGGTCGACCCGGCGTTCGCCGTCGACCGCGAGCCAGACGCGGGTCCGATGGCCGGCATCGCCCGCGGCCTGGAGGCCGTCTCCGCGGAGTACGCGTTCGTCGTCGCCTGCGATATGCCGTTCGTCGACCCCGCGTTCGCGGAGCACCTCTTCGAGCGGGCCGCGGGCCACGACGCCGCGGTCCCGCGCCTCGACGAGTGGTTCCAGACGACGCAGGCGGTCTACCGGGCCGCCCCGATGCGCGAGGCCTGTCTCCGGGCGCTCGAACGCGACGACAGCCGGATCGTCGCGCCGCTCTCGGACCTGGAGAAGGTCGTCCTCGATCGCGAGGAGATCGAGCGGGTGACGTCGGTAGAGACCTTCGAGAACCTCAACACCCGCGAGGAGTTCGACCGCGCCGTCGAGCGCCTCCGCGGGGACGGACGTTAG
- a CDS encoding iron-containing alcohol dehydrogenase family protein, with product MTPTEGFTFDFRPGAIRVGAGCVARLGDELDRLGYDRAMLVSGRTVGRTDAVVDPIREGLGDRLVAEFPETTPEKTLGTALDGLETARDHDVDVAVAVGGGSTLDVAKVLGALSSHDDARATAERAIETGDLSVSDGGEPLPIVAVPTTLAGADLSDLAGVTLTLDRGTELDGADAGSSGEGPPSGGVSDPRLMPEALFYDSDLYRTTPTSVLTASAMNGFDKGIEALYSPLATPITDGTAARGLRLLRSGLGTLRAEPMNEARLREVLSGIVAVQYGLAGREGYRASIIHAFGHGFSHGYDVHQGTIHGVVAPHVLRYLFSEIDGRRDLLAEALGVDATGGPEATAGAVIQAVAGVRDDLGLPNRLRDIDGVDQSDFPDVAAAIHDDDLLAVAPDGLDPTPEAIVAILERAW from the coding sequence ATGACACCCACCGAGGGCTTCACCTTCGACTTCCGCCCCGGCGCGATCCGCGTCGGCGCGGGCTGCGTCGCGCGCCTCGGCGACGAACTCGACCGCCTGGGGTACGACCGCGCGATGCTCGTGAGCGGGAGGACCGTCGGTCGGACCGACGCCGTCGTGGATCCGATCCGCGAGGGGCTCGGCGATCGACTGGTCGCGGAGTTCCCCGAGACGACGCCCGAGAAGACCCTGGGAACGGCGCTCGACGGGCTGGAGACCGCCCGCGATCACGACGTCGACGTCGCCGTCGCGGTCGGCGGCGGGAGCACCCTCGACGTCGCAAAGGTCCTTGGTGCGCTGTCGTCACACGACGACGCCCGGGCGACAGCCGAACGGGCGATCGAGACGGGAGATCTATCGGTTTCGGACGGGGGCGAGCCACTCCCGATAGTCGCCGTGCCGACTACGCTGGCCGGCGCCGACCTCTCGGATCTGGCGGGCGTGACGCTCACGCTCGACCGCGGCACCGAACTGGACGGAGCGGACGCCGGATCCTCCGGCGAGGGCCCGCCGAGCGGCGGCGTCTCGGATCCGCGCCTGATGCCGGAGGCGCTGTTCTACGATTCCGACCTGTATCGGACGACGCCCACCTCGGTCCTCACCGCGTCGGCGATGAACGGCTTCGACAAGGGAATCGAGGCGCTCTACTCGCCGCTCGCGACGCCGATCACGGACGGCACGGCCGCTCGCGGGCTTCGACTACTCCGGTCGGGGCTGGGAACGCTCCGCGCCGAGCCGATGAACGAGGCGCGGCTCCGCGAGGTGCTCTCGGGGATCGTCGCCGTCCAGTACGGGCTCGCGGGGCGCGAGGGCTACCGCGCGTCGATCATCCACGCCTTCGGCCACGGCTTCTCCCACGGGTACGACGTCCACCAGGGCACGATCCACGGCGTCGTCGCGCCGCACGTCCTCCGCTACCTCTTCAGCGAGATCGACGGCCGCCGGGACCTGCTGGCGGAGGCGCTCGGCGTCGACGCGACCGGCGGTCCGGAGGCGACCGCCGGCGCGGTCATCCAGGCCGTCGCGGGCGTCCGCGACGACCTGGGGCTCCCGAACCGCCTCCGCGACATCGACGGGGTCGATCAGTCCGACTTCCCCGACGTCGCGGCCGCGATTCACGACGACGACCTGCTGGCGGTCGCGCCGGACGGCCTCGATCCCACTCCCGAAGCCATCGTCGCCATCCTGGAGCGGGCCTGGTAG